In Pseudomonas sp. R76, one genomic interval encodes:
- a CDS encoding SfnB family sulfur acquisition oxidoreductase, whose protein sequence is MTFSTNVAVITSDEQALIVASDLAEDLRRDSAQRDRERRLPLPELDVFSRSGLWGISVPKEHGGAGVSNVTLAKVIALIAQADASLGQIPQNHFYALEVLRVNGSPAQQKRLYAEVLAGQRFGNALAELGTKTAHDRVTAITRDGDGFRISGRKFYSTGAIYAQRIPTSVVDEHGVQQLAFVPRDSEGLSVIDDWSGFGQRTTGSGSVVFDNVWVAAQDVIPFQSAFERPTTVGPLAQILHAAIDTGIARAAFEDALHFVRTKTRPWIDSGNDKATEDPLTLKSFGHLSIRLHATEALLESAGEYLDRAQADSTAETVAAASIAVAEVRALSTEISLAAGSTLFELAGSQATLAEHGLDRHWRNARVHTLHDPVRWKYHAVGNYYLNDENPPLRGTI, encoded by the coding sequence ATGACTTTCTCTACCAACGTCGCGGTTATCACCAGCGATGAACAAGCCCTTATTGTCGCCAGCGACCTGGCCGAAGATTTGCGCCGCGACAGTGCCCAGCGCGACCGCGAACGCCGCCTGCCCTTGCCCGAGCTCGACGTGTTTTCGCGCTCCGGCCTGTGGGGCATCAGCGTGCCGAAGGAACACGGCGGCGCCGGGGTCTCCAACGTCACCCTGGCCAAGGTCATTGCGCTGATCGCCCAGGCCGACGCCTCGCTGGGCCAGATTCCGCAAAACCATTTCTACGCCCTGGAAGTGCTGCGCGTAAATGGCAGCCCGGCGCAGCAAAAACGCCTGTACGCCGAGGTGCTCGCCGGCCAACGCTTCGGCAACGCCCTGGCGGAGCTGGGCACCAAAACCGCTCACGACCGCGTGACCGCCATCACCCGCGATGGCGATGGCTTTCGTATCAGCGGCCGCAAGTTCTATTCCACCGGCGCCATCTACGCGCAACGCATCCCCACCTCAGTGGTGGACGAACACGGTGTGCAGCAACTGGCGTTTGTGCCCCGCGACAGTGAAGGCCTGAGCGTGATCGACGACTGGAGCGGCTTCGGCCAACGCACCACCGGCAGCGGCTCCGTGGTGTTCGATAACGTATGGGTCGCCGCCCAAGACGTAATTCCGTTCCAGAGCGCCTTCGAGCGCCCGACCACCGTCGGCCCGCTGGCGCAGATCCTTCACGCCGCCATCGACACCGGCATCGCCCGCGCCGCCTTCGAAGATGCGCTGCACTTTGTGCGCACCAAGACCCGGCCGTGGATCGATTCCGGCAACGACAAGGCCACCGAAGACCCGCTGACGCTCAAGAGCTTCGGCCACCTGAGCATTCGCCTGCATGCCACCGAAGCCTTGCTGGAAAGCGCAGGCGAATACCTCGACCGCGCCCAGGCCGACAGCACTGCCGAGACCGTGGCGGCAGCCTCCATCGCCGTGGCCGAAGTGCGCGCCCTGAGCACTGAAATTTCCCTGGCCGCCGGCAGCACCTTGTTCGAACTGGCCGGCAGCCAGGCGACCCTGGCCGAACACGGCCTGGATCGCCACTGGCGCAACGCCCGCGTGCACACCCTGCACGACCCGGTGCGCTGGAAGTACCATGCGGTGGGCAATTACTACCTCAACGATGAAAACCCGCCACTGCGGGGGACCATCTGA
- a CDS encoding SfnB family sulfur acquisition oxidoreductase produces MSNLALTPPQSDLDVAPLLLPAAVLRDDAQALSAARELAQAARLQAAKRDQQRKLPWAQIEQFTRSGLGSISIPREYGGPQVSFVTLAEVFAIISAADPALGQIPQNHFGILHVLQGAATERQKKQLFQSVLDGWRIGNGGPERGTKNTLELKARITAEGDGYVISGQKFYSTGALFAHWVAVKALNDDGKQVMAFVRRGTEGLRIVDDWSGFGQRTTASGTVLLDRVPVDAELVVDNWRIGESPNIQGAVSQLIQAAIDAGIARGALDDTLAFVRERSRPWIDAKVERASDDLYVIADIGKLKIELHAAEALLRKAGKLLDEVSAAPITAQSAARASIAVAEAKVLTTEVSLLVSEKLFELAGSRATLAEFNLDRHWRNARVHTLHDPVRWKYHAIGAYRLNGTLPARHSWI; encoded by the coding sequence ATGTCTAACTTGGCTCTAACACCCCCCCAGAGTGATCTGGATGTAGCCCCACTGCTGTTGCCGGCCGCTGTGCTGCGCGACGACGCCCAAGCGTTGAGCGCAGCCCGCGAACTGGCCCAGGCCGCGCGCCTGCAGGCCGCCAAGCGCGACCAGCAGCGCAAGCTGCCATGGGCGCAGATCGAACAGTTCACCCGCAGCGGGCTCGGCAGCATTTCCATCCCCCGCGAATACGGCGGCCCACAGGTTTCATTCGTGACCCTGGCCGAGGTGTTCGCGATCATCAGTGCGGCAGACCCGGCCCTTGGGCAGATCCCGCAGAATCACTTCGGCATCCTGCACGTGCTGCAGGGCGCCGCCACCGAGCGCCAGAAAAAGCAGCTCTTCCAGAGCGTGCTCGACGGCTGGCGCATCGGCAACGGCGGCCCGGAACGCGGCACCAAAAACACGCTGGAGCTCAAGGCGCGCATCACCGCCGAGGGCGACGGCTATGTCATCAGCGGCCAGAAGTTCTACTCCACCGGCGCGCTGTTTGCCCATTGGGTGGCGGTTAAGGCACTGAACGATGACGGCAAACAAGTCATGGCGTTTGTGCGCCGTGGCACCGAAGGGCTGCGTATCGTTGACGACTGGTCGGGCTTTGGCCAACGCACCACGGCCAGCGGCACGGTGCTGCTCGACCGCGTGCCGGTGGACGCCGAGCTGGTGGTCGACAACTGGCGGATCGGCGAAAGCCCGAACATCCAGGGCGCTGTCTCGCAATTGATCCAGGCTGCCATCGACGCCGGCATCGCCCGTGGCGCCCTGGACGACACCCTCGCCTTCGTGCGCGAACGCTCACGCCCGTGGATCGACGCCAAGGTCGAACGCGCCAGTGATGACCTGTATGTGATCGCCGATATCGGCAAGCTGAAAATCGAACTGCATGCCGCCGAAGCGCTGCTGCGCAAGGCCGGCAAGTTGCTGGACGAAGTCAGCGCCGCGCCGATCACTGCGCAATCCGCCGCCCGCGCCTCGATTGCCGTGGCCGAAGCGAAAGTGCTGACCACCGAGGTGTCGCTGCTGGTCAGCGAAAAGCTCTTCGAACTCGCCGGCAGCCGCGCCACCCTCGCCGAATTCAACCTCGACCGCCATTGGCGCAACGCCCGCGTGCACACCCTGCACGACCCGGTGCGCTGGAAGTATCACGCCATCGGCGCCTATCGGCTGAACGGCACGTTGCCGGCTCGCCATTCCTGGATCTGA
- the tcyN gene encoding L-cystine ABC transporter ATP-binding protein TcyN has translation MIVVEKLTKQFKGQVVLNGIDLEVKEGEVVAIIGPSGSGKTTFLRCLNFLEEPTSGRIKVGDIEIDSSKPLNQQQGLVRRLRQHVGFVFQNFNLFPHRTALENVIEGPIVVKKMPREAATELGRKLLARVGLAGKEAAYPRRLSGGQQQRVAIARALAMEPEVILFDEPTSALDPELVGEVLATIRSLAEENRTMVIVTHEMSFARDVANRVIFFDKGVIVEQGEAKALFANPKEERTKQFLSKFLAH, from the coding sequence ATGATCGTGGTTGAAAAACTGACCAAACAATTCAAGGGTCAGGTGGTGCTCAACGGCATCGACCTTGAGGTCAAGGAAGGCGAAGTCGTCGCCATCATTGGCCCCAGTGGTTCGGGCAAGACCACCTTCCTGCGCTGCCTGAATTTCCTCGAAGAGCCCACCAGCGGCCGCATCAAAGTGGGTGACATCGAGATCGACAGCAGCAAGCCGCTCAACCAGCAACAAGGCCTGGTGCGGCGCTTGCGCCAGCACGTGGGTTTTGTGTTCCAGAACTTCAACCTGTTCCCCCACCGCACCGCGCTGGAAAACGTCATCGAAGGCCCGATCGTGGTCAAGAAGATGCCACGCGAAGCGGCAACCGAGCTGGGCCGCAAGTTGCTGGCCAGGGTGGGCCTGGCGGGCAAGGAAGCAGCCTATCCGCGGCGTTTGTCCGGCGGCCAGCAGCAGCGTGTAGCGATTGCCCGTGCATTGGCCATGGAGCCGGAGGTGATTCTGTTCGACGAACCCACCTCGGCCCTCGACCCGGAACTGGTCGGTGAAGTACTGGCGACCATCCGCAGCCTGGCTGAAGAGAACCGCACCATGGTCATCGTCACCCACGAAATGAGCTTTGCCCGCGATGTCGCCAATCGGGTGATCTTCTTCGACAAGGGCGTGATCGTGGAACAAGGCGAAGCCAAGGCGCTGTTCGCCAACCCGAAGGAAGAACGCACCAAGCAGTTCCTGAGCAAATTCCTCGCCCACTGA
- the tcyL gene encoding cystine ABC transporter permease: MEAGFQLALDSAPFLLKGAYYTVILSLGGMFFGLLLGFGLALMRLSRFKLVSWIARVYVSFFRGTPLLVQLFLIYYGLPQVGIELDPIPAAMIGFSLNMAAYACEILRAAISSIERGQWEAAASIGMTRAQTLRRAILPQAMRTALPPLGNSFISLVKDTALAATIQVPELFRQAQLVSARTFEIFTMYLSAALIYWILASILAHFQNRLEDRVNRHDLES, translated from the coding sequence ATGGAAGCAGGTTTCCAACTCGCGCTGGACTCCGCGCCCTTTCTGCTCAAGGGCGCGTATTACACGGTGATTCTTAGCCTCGGCGGGATGTTCTTCGGCTTGCTGCTGGGCTTCGGCCTGGCCTTGATGCGCTTGTCGCGCTTCAAGCTGGTCAGTTGGATCGCCCGCGTCTACGTGTCGTTCTTTCGCGGCACGCCCTTGCTGGTGCAGCTGTTTTTAATCTACTACGGCTTACCGCAAGTGGGCATCGAGCTGGATCCGATTCCGGCCGCCATGATCGGCTTCTCGCTGAACATGGCGGCTTACGCCTGTGAAATCCTGCGCGCCGCGATCAGCTCCATCGAACGCGGCCAATGGGAAGCTGCGGCCAGTATCGGCATGACCCGCGCGCAGACCCTGCGCCGGGCCATCCTGCCGCAGGCCATGCGTACGGCGCTGCCGCCGTTGGGCAACAGCTTTATCTCGCTGGTCAAGGACACGGCACTGGCCGCTACCATCCAGGTGCCCGAGCTGTTCCGCCAGGCTCAACTGGTGTCTGCGCGCACCTTCGAAATTTTCACCATGTACCTCTCCGCTGCCCTGATCTACTGGATCCTGGCAAGCATCCTGGCGCATTTTCAAAATCGCCTGGAAGACCGGGTCAACCGGCATGACCTGGAGTCTTGA
- the tcyJ gene encoding cystine ABC transporter substrate-binding protein, with amino-acid sequence MTISVFRRTLLVGTLGLALGAGWLGQAVAGEQLDNIKKAGEIKVGLEGTYPPFSFVGEDGKLTGFEVELSEALAKKLGVKVKLSATPWDGILAALESKRLDAVINQVTISEERKKKYDFSKPYTVSGIQALVLKKNVDTIKTADDLAGKKVGVGLGTNYEQWLKDNQPKAIIKTYNDDPTKFQDLRIGRIGAILIDRLAALEYAKKAPDTATAGDAFSRQEAGIALRKGEPELLAAVNKAIDELRADGTLKKLSEKYFNADVTQ; translated from the coding sequence ATGACTATTTCTGTATTCCGCCGCACGTTGTTGGTTGGCACATTGGGCCTGGCACTCGGGGCTGGCTGGTTGGGCCAGGCGGTTGCTGGCGAGCAGTTGGATAACATCAAGAAAGCCGGCGAGATCAAGGTTGGCCTGGAAGGTACCTACCCGCCGTTCAGCTTTGTCGGTGAAGACGGCAAGCTCACCGGTTTTGAGGTCGAGCTCTCCGAAGCCCTGGCCAAGAAGCTGGGCGTCAAGGTCAAGCTCAGCGCGACCCCTTGGGACGGTATCCTTGCAGCCCTGGAATCCAAGCGCCTGGACGCTGTGATCAACCAAGTGACCATCTCCGAAGAGCGCAAGAAGAAGTACGACTTCTCCAAGCCCTACACCGTTTCCGGTATTCAGGCGCTGGTGCTGAAGAAAAACGTCGACACCATCAAGACTGCCGACGACCTGGCCGGCAAGAAAGTCGGCGTGGGCCTGGGCACTAACTACGAGCAATGGCTCAAGGACAACCAACCCAAGGCCATCATCAAGACCTATAACGATGACCCAACCAAGTTCCAGGACCTGCGCATCGGCCGTATCGGCGCCATCCTGATCGACCGCCTGGCCGCTCTGGAATACGCCAAGAAAGCCCCCGACACCGCCACCGCAGGCGATGCGTTCTCCCGTCAGGAAGCCGGTATTGCCCTGCGCAAAGGCGAGCCTGAACTGCTGGCCGCTGTGAACAAGGCTATCGACGAACTGCGCGCCGACGGCACCTTGAAGAAGCTGTCCGAGAAATACTTCAACGCTGACGTCACTCAATAA
- a CDS encoding D-cysteine desulfhydrase, with amino-acid sequence MIKQQLDRFNRLELLGGATALEKLERLSAWLGRDIYVKRDDTTPLAMGGNKLRKLEYLAADAIAQGADTLVTAGAIQSNHVRQTAALAAKLGLGCVALLENPTGTEDPNYLGNGNRLLLELFDAKVELVENLDNVDAQLNALADRLRSNGKKPYLVPIGGSNALGALGYVRAGLELAGQIEDSGIEFAAVVLASGSAGTHSGLALALSEVLPNLPVIGVTVSRTDEAQRPKVQGLAERTAELLGVDIPEAFNVILWDEYFGPRYGEPNAGTLAAVKLLASQEGLLLDPVYTGKAMAGLLDGLGRQRFEDGPIIFLHTGGAPALFAYDTAFN; translated from the coding sequence ATGATCAAACAACAGCTCGACCGTTTTAACCGCTTGGAACTGCTGGGCGGCGCCACTGCCCTGGAAAAACTCGAGCGGCTGTCGGCTTGGCTGGGCAGGGATATCTACGTCAAGCGCGATGACACCACGCCGCTGGCCATGGGCGGCAACAAGCTGCGCAAACTCGAATACCTGGCGGCCGATGCCATCGCCCAAGGCGCCGACACTCTGGTCACCGCCGGCGCCATCCAGTCCAACCACGTGCGCCAGACCGCTGCGCTGGCCGCCAAGCTCGGCCTGGGCTGTGTGGCGCTGCTGGAAAACCCCACCGGCACCGAAGACCCTAACTATCTGGGCAACGGCAACCGCCTGCTGCTGGAGCTGTTCGACGCCAAAGTCGAATTGGTCGAGAACCTCGACAACGTCGACGCGCAACTCAACGCCCTCGCCGACCGCCTGCGCAGCAACGGCAAAAAACCGTACCTGGTGCCGATCGGCGGCTCGAATGCACTGGGCGCGCTGGGTTACGTGCGCGCCGGGCTGGAGCTGGCCGGGCAGATTGAAGACAGCGGTATCGAATTTGCTGCCGTGGTTTTGGCCTCAGGCAGCGCGGGCACCCACAGCGGTCTCGCGTTGGCGTTGAGTGAGGTGCTGCCGAATTTGCCGGTGATTGGCGTTACCGTGTCGCGTACCGACGAAGCCCAACGACCGAAAGTGCAGGGCCTGGCCGAACGCACCGCCGAGTTGCTCGGTGTGGACATTCCCGAGGCGTTCAACGTGATCTTATGGGACGAATACTTCGGCCCGCGCTACGGCGAACCGAACGCCGGCACCCTCGCTGCGGTCAAGCTATTGGCGAGCCAGGAAGGCCTGCTGCTGGACCCGGTCTACACGGGCAAAGCCATGGCCGGCTTGCTGGATGGCCTCGGGCGTCAGCGGTTTGAGGACGGGCCGATCATTTTCCTGCATACCGGCGGGGCGCCGGCGTTGTTTGCCTATGACACCGCGTTCAATTGA
- the epsC gene encoding serine O-acetyltransferase EpsC, translating to MSERSSHWQLQTIVSQLRSARDQWRTRNGRLSGEHGGRELPSREAVAQILESLCGALFPMRLGPVDLREESEDFYVGHTLDVALNALLGQARLELRYAARQGGQDDREVDALAIRLIQDFALALPSLRSLLDTDVLAAYHGDPAARSVDEVLLCYPGILAVIHHRLAHHLYRAGLPLLARISAEIAHSATGIDIHPGAQIGPSFFIDHGTGVVIGETAIIGERVRIYQAVTLGAKRFPADEDGQLQKGHPRHPIVEDDVVIYAGATILGRITIGKGSTIGGNVWLTRSVPAGANITQANLQHEDGAQK from the coding sequence GTGAGTGAGCGTTCCAGCCATTGGCAGTTGCAAACCATCGTCAGCCAACTGCGCAGCGCCCGAGACCAGTGGCGCACGCGCAATGGCCGCTTGAGTGGCGAGCACGGCGGGCGTGAGTTGCCGTCGCGCGAGGCGGTGGCGCAGATTCTCGAGTCGCTGTGCGGCGCGTTGTTTCCGATGCGCCTGGGGCCGGTGGACTTGCGTGAGGAAAGTGAAGATTTTTACGTCGGCCACACCCTCGACGTCGCCCTGAATGCCCTGCTCGGCCAGGCGCGCCTGGAACTGCGTTACGCTGCACGCCAAGGCGGCCAGGATGACCGTGAGGTCGACGCCCTGGCCATCCGCCTGATCCAGGATTTTGCCCTGGCCTTGCCTTCCCTGCGCAGCCTGCTGGACACCGATGTGCTGGCCGCCTACCACGGCGACCCCGCCGCGCGCAGTGTGGATGAGGTGTTGCTGTGCTATCCGGGGATTCTGGCGGTGATTCACCATCGCCTGGCGCACCACCTGTATCGCGCCGGGTTGCCATTGCTGGCGCGGATCAGCGCGGAGATTGCGCACTCGGCCACCGGCATCGACATTCACCCTGGCGCGCAGATCGGCCCGAGTTTCTTTATCGACCACGGCACGGGCGTGGTGATTGGCGAAACCGCGATCATTGGCGAACGGGTGCGTATCTATCAGGCGGTGACCTTGGGTGCCAAGCGCTTCCCGGCGGATGAAGATGGGCAGTTGCAGAAGGGCCATCCACGGCATCCGATTGTAGAAGACGATGTGGTGATCTACGCCGGGGCGACGATTCTGGGGCGGATCACCATCGGCAAAGGTTCGACGATTGGCGGCAATGTGTGGCTGACCCGCAGCGTGCCGGCGGGGGCGAATATCACCCAGGCGAATCTGCAGCATGAGGATGGGGCGCAGAAGTAA
- the betT gene encoding choline transporter BetT has protein sequence MNAPVFYFAASFILLFGITVIAIPQQAGAWLLAAQNWAANTVGWYYMLAMTLYLVFVVVTALSGYGKIKLGADHDEPEFSYLSWAGMLFAAGISITLFFFCVSEPLTHLVQPPQGAPMNADAARQAMQILFLHWGLHGWGVFAFVGMALAYFAYRHNLPLALRSALYPLIGKRINGPIGYAVDGFGIIATVFGLGADMGFGVLHLNSGLDYLFGIAHTQWIQVGLITLMMGAAILVAVAGVDKGVRVMSDINMLLACALLLFVLFAGPTQHLLNTLIQNIGDYLGALPTKSFDVYAYDKPSDWLGGWTVFYWAWWIAWSPFVGLFIARISRGRTIREFVFGVLLIPLGFTLAWMSIFGNSAIDQVLNHGLTALGQSAIDDPSMSLYLLLETYPWSKTVIAVTVFISFVFFVTSADSGTVVLSTLSSKGGNADEDGPKWLRVFWGAMTALVTSALLFAGSIDSLKSAVVLTSLPFSLILLLMMWGLHKAFYLESQKQIAQLHSLAPVSGSRKGTGGWRQRLSQAVHFPSRDEVYRFLETTVRPAIEEVTAVFVEKGLSVVTQPDPSNDSVSLEIGHGEEHPFVYQVQMRGYFTPSFARGGMGSKQLNNRRYYRAEVHLSEGSQDYDLVGYTKEQIINDILDQYERHLQFLHLVR, from the coding sequence ATGAATGCGCCCGTTTTCTACTTTGCCGCCAGCTTCATCCTGCTCTTTGGCATCACTGTCATCGCGATCCCGCAACAGGCCGGTGCCTGGCTGTTGGCCGCGCAAAACTGGGCGGCCAATACGGTCGGCTGGTACTACATGCTCGCGATGACGCTGTACCTGGTCTTCGTGGTGGTCACCGCGCTATCGGGCTACGGCAAGATAAAACTCGGTGCCGACCACGACGAGCCCGAGTTCAGTTACCTGTCCTGGGCCGGCATGTTGTTCGCCGCCGGGATCAGCATCACGCTGTTCTTCTTCTGCGTGTCCGAGCCGCTGACGCACCTGGTGCAACCGCCCCAGGGCGCGCCGATGAACGCCGATGCCGCGCGCCAGGCCATGCAGATCCTGTTTCTGCACTGGGGCCTGCACGGCTGGGGCGTGTTTGCCTTTGTCGGCATGGCCCTGGCGTATTTCGCCTACCGGCATAACCTGCCGCTGGCGTTGCGCTCGGCGCTGTACCCGCTGATCGGCAAACGCATCAACGGCCCCATCGGCTACGCAGTGGATGGCTTCGGCATCATCGCCACGGTGTTTGGCCTGGGCGCCGACATGGGCTTTGGCGTGTTGCACCTCAACTCCGGGTTGGATTACCTGTTTGGCATTGCCCACACCCAGTGGATCCAGGTTGGCCTGATCACGCTGATGATGGGCGCCGCGATCCTCGTCGCCGTCGCCGGCGTCGACAAGGGCGTGCGGGTGATGTCCGACATCAACATGCTGCTGGCCTGCGCGCTGCTGCTGTTTGTGTTGTTCGCAGGTCCCACCCAGCATTTGCTCAACACTCTGATCCAGAACATCGGTGATTACCTGGGCGCCTTGCCGACCAAGAGCTTCGATGTGTACGCCTACGACAAACCCAGCGACTGGCTGGGCGGTTGGACAGTGTTCTATTGGGCCTGGTGGATCGCATGGTCGCCCTTTGTAGGTCTGTTTATCGCGCGGATTTCCCGTGGCCGTACTATCCGCGAATTCGTGTTTGGCGTGCTGCTGATCCCACTGGGTTTCACCCTGGCGTGGATGTCGATCTTCGGCAACAGCGCTATCGACCAAGTGCTCAACCACGGTTTGACCGCCCTCGGCCAGTCGGCCATCGACGACCCGTCGATGAGTCTTTACCTGCTGCTGGAAACCTACCCGTGGAGCAAGACCGTCATCGCGGTCACGGTGTTTATCAGCTTCGTGTTCTTCGTCACCTCGGCGGATTCCGGCACCGTGGTGCTGTCGACCTTGTCGTCCAAAGGCGGCAATGCCGATGAAGATGGGCCGAAGTGGCTGCGGGTGTTCTGGGGCGCGATGACCGCGCTGGTCACCAGTGCGTTGCTGTTTGCCGGCAGTATCGACTCGCTGAAATCCGCGGTGGTGCTGACGTCGTTGCCGTTTTCGCTGATTTTGCTGCTGATGATGTGGGGGCTGCACAAAGCCTTCTACCTCGAGTCGCAAAAGCAGATCGCGCAGTTGCATTCGCTGGCGCCGGTGTCGGGCTCACGCAAGGGCACGGGCGGTTGGCGCCAGCGCTTGAGCCAGGCGGTGCATTTCCCGTCGCGCGATGAGGTGTACCGGTTCCTTGAGACCACGGTGCGCCCGGCCATCGAAGAAGTGACGGCGGTGTTTGTCGAAAAAGGCCTCAGCGTCGTCACCCAGCCTGACCCGTCCAACGACAGCGTCAGCCTGGAAATCGGCCACGGTGAAGAGCATCCGTTCGTTTACCAAGTGCAGATGCGCGGCTACTTCACGCCGTCCTTTGCGCGCGGTGGCATGGGCTCCAAACAGCTCAACAACCGCCGCTACTATCGGGCGGAAGTGCATTTGAGCGAGGGCAGCCAGGACTACGACCTGGTGGGCTACACCAAGGAGCAGATCATCAACGACATCCTTGACCAGTACGAGCGGCACCTGCAGTTCCTGCATTTGGTGCGCTAG
- a CDS encoding OprD family outer membrane porin — translation MVGAAMASFMLSAHADFIDDSHADVTLLNRYLNQQGRDVVNSNAKAHSVRDWGQGFEFNFKSGFTDGPVGFGLDLQAFYGLKLDSGGDLNDKDHQGRYPGSMFPLDNGKSADQFGVLSPTFKMRFAKDELRVGTLYGNNPVLANTDGRLYQQTNTGVQLVSKDLTDFTFTGGDIFKTKIRNETGDQGMITAGGTKESDRFLFGGADYTGIQNTTVSLWYSNLEDYYQQFFLGAKRHDAVAVGAFDTDVRVFRSLGVGANADGDKDFAGAGLYGDGTSKGRINQTTASLLESYSLDGHTVGLGIQKNSGDSDFPYLDSGLNSGDARQGPGSGADTPALTNMQLNKFQHAGERTWLAQYKYDFGKLGLTGLTFSAAYAHGDDIRTAQGTTSEWERNIAVAYQVPTGTLKGLGVTWKNAHASPDITGATVQDENRFYVSYVVPLW, via the coding sequence ATGGTGGGTGCCGCTATGGCGAGCTTTATGCTGTCCGCCCACGCCGATTTTATCGACGACAGCCACGCCGATGTGACCCTGCTCAATCGCTACCTCAATCAGCAGGGGCGTGATGTGGTCAACAGCAATGCCAAGGCCCACAGCGTGCGTGATTGGGGCCAGGGTTTCGAGTTCAACTTCAAGTCCGGCTTCACCGATGGGCCGGTCGGTTTCGGCCTCGATCTGCAGGCGTTCTACGGCTTGAAACTCGACTCCGGTGGCGATCTTAACGACAAGGATCACCAGGGCCGCTACCCCGGCAGCATGTTCCCGCTGGACAACGGCAAATCCGCCGACCAGTTCGGGGTACTCAGCCCCACATTCAAGATGCGTTTCGCCAAGGATGAATTGCGTGTTGGCACGCTGTACGGCAACAACCCGGTGCTGGCCAACACCGACGGCCGCCTGTACCAGCAGACCAATACCGGTGTGCAACTGGTGTCCAAGGACCTTACCGACTTCACCTTCACCGGCGGCGATATCTTCAAGACCAAGATCCGCAACGAAACCGGCGACCAGGGCATGATCACCGCCGGCGGCACCAAAGAGAGCGATCGCTTCCTGTTCGGCGGTGCGGACTACACCGGCATCCAGAACACCACCGTGAGCCTGTGGTATTCCAACCTTGAGGATTACTACCAGCAGTTTTTCCTCGGCGCCAAGCGTCATGACGCGGTGGCCGTGGGTGCATTCGACACTGATGTGCGCGTGTTCCGCAGCCTGGGTGTCGGCGCCAACGCCGATGGCGACAAGGACTTTGCCGGCGCCGGCCTCTACGGTGACGGCACCAGCAAAGGCCGCATCAACCAGACCACCGCCAGCTTGCTTGAGAGTTACAGCCTGGACGGTCACACCGTGGGCCTCGGTATCCAGAAAAACAGCGGCGACAGCGACTTCCCGTACCTGGATTCCGGCCTGAACAGCGGCGACGCGCGCCAGGGCCCAGGCTCGGGCGCCGACACCCCGGCGCTGACCAATATGCAGTTGAACAAATTTCAGCACGCCGGCGAACGCACCTGGCTGGCGCAGTACAAATATGATTTCGGCAAGCTCGGCCTCACCGGCCTGACGTTCTCTGCGGCCTACGCACACGGCGATGACATCCGCACGGCGCAAGGCACCACCAGCGAATGGGAACGCAACATTGCCGTGGCCTACCAAGTACCCACCGGCACCCTCAAAGGCCTGGGCGTAACCTGGAAAAATGCCCATGCCAGCCCGGATATTACCGGCGCCACCGTGCAGGATGAAAACCGCTTCTATGTGAGCTACGTCGTTCCACTTTGGTAG